A stretch of Fulvia fulva chromosome 4, complete sequence DNA encodes these proteins:
- a CDS encoding Acetyl-coenzyme A transferase nodX, producing the protein MGEKGPETNGHKEEGDAEVINTGEGDPYQQVEGNPNRFSLHSNLSIGGGKASGTYSIPQEAQDIFVNEILYNGLLPKLPQEIKDAGKLVKFTGSDVPSIPINWRFAESVSALKAFEASMLNVLRQRKYGSELSEVTIDTDHASLFVMSPFVAKVVENGEVKPMGKDWLNPKVLAEYGFPNADIHRAGASPHRVLATNIYETKDGRFYHCHGSMNPDPTLEALGMDLDGDPNEEYESVTKRFQEVVGKFHSAELDTLMNDQYRQAGTVAHSTEEFVATEHGKANAHVGLYEVRPSQTKQPASWWPENDSMPSSAERPLAGLKVVDLTRVIAAPTITRSLAEMGASVMRITAPHLTDLSGVHQDLNWGKWTAFLDLKQEDDRKRLIDLIRHADVVVEGYRPGVMEKYGLSRNDIFELVKERDRGIIHVKENCYGWNGPWRNRSGWQQISDACCGVSLEYGRAMGHNEAVTPVFPNSDYCTGVIGSSAVLHALIRRGEEGGSYGIDTALNYYSQWLVKSVGEYPKDIWQDVWEQHEKPVFHNYHAMSYLLPKMLALLHKNASKNLFKDEFFEKRESKAVGHEFLQVKPIAQFKDKVELRYNIGTRGNGYDKPFWPEDLGVEVVA; encoded by the exons ATGGGCGAGAAAGGACCAGAAACAAATGGCCACAAAGAGGAGGGCGATGCAGAAGTAATTAATACAGGCGAAGGAGATCCTTACCAGCAAGTCGAAGGCAATCCTAACAGATTCTCCTTGCATTCCAACCTCAGCATTGGCGGAGGTAAAGCAAGCGGCACTTACTCCATTCCGCAAGAAGCTCAGGACATCTTCGTGAACGAGATTCTATACAATGGCCTGCTTCCAAAGCTTCCGCAGGAGATCAAGGATGCTGGCAAACTAGTCAAGTTCACTGGCAGCGACGTGCCCAGCATACCGATTAATTGGCGATTTGCGGAGAGTGTGTCAGCTTTGAAGGCGTTCGAGGCGAGCATGCTCAATGTTTTACGGCAGCGGAAGTATGGAAGCGAGCTGTCGGAAGTGACGATCGATACGGATCATGCTTCGTTGTTTGTAATGAGTCCGTTTGTTGCCAAGGTTGTCGAGAATGGCGAAGTGAAGCCAATGGGCAAGGACTGGCTCAACCCCAAAGTACTCGCGGAGTACGGATTCCCTAATGCTGACATCCATCGGGCTGGAGCGTCGCCTCACAGAGTATTGGCCACGAACATTTATGAGACGAAAGATGGCCGCTTCTATCACTGCCATGGCAGTATGAATCCTGATCCGACTCTTGAAGCGCTCGGCATGGATCTTGACGGCGATCCAAATGAAGAGTACGAGTCCGTGACGAAGCGATTCCAAGAAGTTGTTGGCAAATTTCACTCCGCAGAGCTTGACACTCTCATGAATGACCAATATCGCCAAGCCGGAACCGTCGCACACTCGACCGAGGAGTTCGTGGCAACAGAACACGGCAAGGCGAATGCGCACGTGGGTCTTTACGAGGTCAGACCGTCCCAAACGAAACAGCCAGCATCGTGGTGGCCGGAGAACGACTCAATGCCTTCATCAGCAGAAAGGCCGTTGGCAGGACTAAAGGTGGTCGACTTGACCCGAGTCATCGCAGCACCGACCATAACTCGCAGCCTTGCAGAGATGGGAGCCAGCGTGATGCGCATCACCGCTCCGCATTTGACAGACCTCTCTGGGGTGCATCAAGACTTGAATTGGGGCAAGTGGACAGCTTTCCTGGACTTGAAGCAAGAAGACGACCGCAAGAGACTAATAGATCTGATCCGACATGCTGATGTCGTGGTCGAAGGGTACCGACCAGGTGTCATGGAGAAGTATGGACTGAGCCGGAACGACATCTTTGAGCTCGTGAAAGAGCGTGATCGTGGCATCATCCATGTGAAGGAGAACTGCTATGGCTGGAATGGACCATGGCGGAATCGCAGTGGGTGGCAGCAGATCAGTGATGCTTGCTGTGGTGTCTCATTGGAGTATGGTCGAGCGATGGGGCACAACGAAGCGGTGACGCCTGTATTTCCAAACTCAGATTACTG CACCGGCGTAATCGGTTCATCAGCAGTCCTGCACGCTCTCATCCGACGAGGTGAAGAAGGAGGCTCGTACGGTATCGACACGGCGCTCAACTACTACTCCCAGTGGCTCGTGAAGTCGGTTGGCGAGTACCCCAAAGATATCTGGCAAGACGTGTGGGAGCAACACGAAAAGCCGGTATTCCACAACTACCATGCGATGTCGTACCTCTTGCCGAAGATGCTGGCTTTGCTGCATAAGAATGCCTCAAAGAATCTTTTCAAGGACGAGTTCTTCGAAAAGCGAGAGTCGAAAGCTGTAGGCCACGAGTTTCTGCAGGTGAAGCCGATTGCGCAGTTCAAGGACAAAGTTGAGCTCCGGTACAATATCGGGACGAGAGGTAATGGCTACGATAAACCATTTTGGCCGGAAGATCTTGGCGTTGAGGTTGTAGCTTAG
- a CDS encoding Translation factor GUF1, mitochondrial, which produces MRRCFLATKSIFGLSKSITPSYATPFARHAFDTQSLSSTARRFAIAKTQVTALEERISKIPIERFRNFCIVAHVDHGKSTLSDRLLELTGTIQPGGNKQILDKLDVERERGITVKAQTCSMIYDHNGEDYLLHLVDTPGHVDFRAEVSRSYASCTGALILVDASQGVQAQTVSNFYLAFAQDLTLVPVLNKVDLPHADTKSVLEQLHDTFEIDSSNALMVSAKTGLNVSKLLPTIVDQIPAPTGDENGPLKLLLVDSWYDNYKGVVLLVRIFEGRVKPGDRLVSFATNLEYIVGEVGIMYPLETPQSCLRAGQLGYIFFNPGMKRSKEAKVGDTYTTVGSRNKVEMLPGFVEPQSMVFVAAFPTDQGDYAKLEDSINQVTLNDRSVVVTKESSEALGAGWRLGFLGTLHCSVFEDRLRQEHGASIIITPPSVPFKVVKKDGTEEIISNPNKFPEGQEIHQHVASLEEPYVTATVTTPEEYLGKVIELCEGNRGIQESISFFTSTQVILKYLLPLERLVDDFFGKLKGGTKGYASLDYEDAGYRAANILKLQLHVNKVPVDAVARVVHYSEAERIGKQWVAKFKEHVDRQMFEVVIQAVAGKKVVGRETIKPFRKDVLQKLHAADASRRRKLLEKQKEGRRKLRAVGNVAIDNKAFQSFLAK; this is translated from the exons ATGCGACGATGTTTCCTGGCGACTAAGAGTATCTTTGGACTCTCGAAGTCCATCACTCCTTCCTATGCTACCCCATTCGCTCGACATGCCTTCGATACCCAATCCCTGAGCTCGACAGCTCGACGATTTGCCATAGCAAAAACCCAGGTCACTGCATTGGAGGAACGCATCTCGAAGATCCCGATCGAGCGCTTCCGCAACTTCTGCATCGTTGCTCATGTTGATCATGGCAAGAGCACGCTTAGTGACCGGCTGCTGGAGTTGACAGGGACGATCCAGCCCGGCGGCAACAAGCAGATTCTGGACAAGCTGGATGTGGAAAGAGAGCGCGGCATCACAGTCAAGGCACAGACGTGCTCTATGATCTACGACCACAACGGTGAGGACTATCTCCTGCACTTGGTTGACACCCCTGGACACGTCGACTTCCGTGCAGAAGTGAGCAGAAGTTATGCCAGCTGCACCGGAGCGCTCATCTTGGTCGATGCATCGCAAGGTGTACAGGCGCAGACTGTGTCTAACTTCTATCTCGCCTTTGCGCAAGACTTGACACTAGTGCCCGTGCTTAACAAGGTCGATCTACCGCATGCGGACACCAAGAGCGTTCTCGAGCAGCTGCACGATACCTTTGAGATCGATTCAAGCAATGCGTTGATGGTATCGGCGAAGACCGGTCTGAACGTATCGAAGCTGTTGCCGACCATCGTCGACCAGATCCCTGCACCAACGGGCGATGAGAATGGGCCGCTGAAGCTGCTTCTGGTAGACTCGTGGTATGATAACTACAAGGGCGTGGTGCTGCTGGTGCGCATCTTCGAGGGAAGAGTCAAGCCTGGAGACCGTCTTGTGTCCTTCGCGACGAACCTGGAGTATATCGTGGGCGAAGTGGGAATCATGTACCCGCTCGAAACACCGCAGTCGTGTCTGCGAGCTGGACAGCTTGGCTACATCTTCTTCAATCCTGGTATGAAGCGCAGTAAAGAGGCAAAAGTCGGAGACACATACACCACTGTTGGCAGTCGCAACAAGGTCGAGATGTTGCCTGGCTTCGTCGAGCCGCAGAGCATGGTTTTCGTGGCTGCATTTCCCACCGACCAAGGCGACTATGCCAAACTCGAGGACAGCATCAACCAGGTTACGCTTAACGACCGATCTGTCGTAGTCACGAAGGAGAGCAGCGAGGCCTTGGGCGCAGGGTGGCGCCTGGGCTTCCTCGGCACTCTCCACTGTTCAGTGTTCGAGGATCGTCTGAGGCAAGAGCACGGTGCGAGCATCATCATCACACCGCCTAGTGTGCCCTTCAAGGTCGTCAAGAAGGATGGTACGGAAGAGATCATCAGCAATCCTAACAAGTTTCCAGAAGGGCAAGAGATTCACCAGCATGTTGCATCACTTGAGGAGCCATACGTAACAGCGACCGTGACCACCCCAGAAGAGTATCTCGGCAAAGTCATCGAGCTGTGCGAAGGAAACCGTGGCATACAAGAGAGCATCAGCTTCTTCACCTCTACTCAGGTCATCTTGAAGTACTTGCTTCCACTAGAGCGTCTGGTCGATGACTTCTTCGGCAAGCTCAAAGGTGGTACGAAGGGCTATGCTTCGCTTGACTATGAGGACGCTGGATATCGTGCCGCTAACATCCTCAAGCTTCAGCTGCACGTCAACAAGGTTCCAGTCGATGCTGTAGCAAGAGTAGTGCATTACTCTGAAGCTGAGCGCATCGGCAAACAGTGGGTTGCGAAGTTCAAGGAACATGTTGATCGACAG ATGTTCGAGGTTGTGATTCAAGCAGTCGCCGGCAAAAAGGTGGTAGGACGTGAAACGATTAAGCCTTTTCGTAAAGATGTGCTGCAGAAGCTACATGCTGCTGATGCGAGTCGACGCAGGAAACTGCTGGAGAAGCAGAAGGAAGGTCGCCGGAAACTGCGAGCTGTGGGCAACGTGGCCATTGACAACAAGGCATTCCAGAGCTTCCTGGCCAAATGA
- a CDS encoding Mitotic spindle checkpoint component mad2 produces the protein MPSAREPSEKKTSSKTKSASSSDKAQTHKLQLKGSSKLVTEFFEFACNTILFQRGVYPPEDFAPVKKYGLNMMVSIDDQVKVYVKKIMSQLSKWMQKSKISKLVIVVTSKETGEHVERWQFDVNIFQDESKKKRATASGDKENSVPVAEEGQPVEKEKSEGEVQAEIQALFRQITASVSFLPMLDGNCTFNVLVYADADSEVPLEWGDSDAKEVKNAEKVMLRSFSTNSHRIDTMVSYRLAD, from the exons ATGCCTTCAGCACGAGAACCATCGGAGAAGAAGACCTCGTCCAAGACAAAATCAGCATCCTCATCCGACAAAGCCCAAACCCACAAACTCCAACTCAAAGGCAGCTCCAAACTCGTCACCGAGTTCTTCGAGTTCGCCTGCAACACCATCCTCTTCCAACGCGGTGTCTACCCACCAGAAGACTTCGCGCCCGTCAAGAAATATGGCCTCAATATGATGGTCTCAATCGACGACCAAGTCAAAGTCTACGTCAAGAAGATCATGTCCCAACTCAGTAAATGGATGCAGAAGTCGAAGATCTCTAAACTCGTGATTGTTGTCACCAGCAAGGAGACAGGCGAGCACGTTGAGAGGTGGCAGTTTGATGTCAACATCTTCCAGGACGAGAGCAAGAAGAAGCGCGCTACTGCGAGTGGCGACAAGGAGAATTCTGTGCCCGTGGCAGAGGAGGGCCAGCCAGTGGAGAAGGAGAAATCAGAGGGCGAGGTGCAGGCAGAAATCCAGGCGTTGTTCAGGCAGATTACGGCGAGTGTGTCGTTTCTGCCCATGCTGGATGGCAATTGCACGTTCAATGTGTTGGTCTATGCGGATGCGGACAGTGAGGTGCCGCTGGAGTGGGGAGACAGCGATGCGAAGGAGGTCAAGAACGCAGAGAAGGTGATGCTCCGGAGTTTCTCGACGAACTCGCATCGCATAGACACGATGGTGTCATACCG GTTGGCGGATTGA
- a CDS encoding OTU domain-containing protein 2, with translation MEELQARHRKEQRDLQSRITQKKKQASKKTRKGVNDECDRLDAELREKQAQEVAALEGGEVDGEALPIEQMDDRTLKVDEEVEENGTEDVPAATEEAEQNGSTQPGKKRNRQKDRLARRAAEQEEAARQADEEAQNMPDLKEQERSRMLEAMKSHKLHEKEIRADGHCLYSAVADQLEQLDIPLGAAPDDWPALAYKTVRAKAADYISQHQDDFVPFLEEPLPEYLHKVRDTGEWGGQLELMALAKTYGIDINVLQDFGRVEKIQSGSETTGKAMWLGYYKHGFGLGEHYNSLRKVP, from the coding sequence ATGGAGGAACTACAGGCGCGGCATCGGAAAGAGCAGCGGGATCTGCAGAGTCGGATCACGCAGAAGAAGAAGCAGGCGAGTAAGAAGACGAGGAAGGGCGTCAACGATGAGTGTGATAGGTTGGACGCCGAGTTGAGGGAGAAGCAGGCGCAGGAGGTTGCTGCGCTTGAGGGCGGGGAGGTCGATGGGGAGGCGTTGCCGATTGAGCAGATGGACGACCGGACGCTGAAGGTGGACGAGGAGGTGGAGGAGAATGGCACAGAGGATGTGCCGGCAGCGACAGAGGAAGCAGAACAGAACGGTAGCACACAACCCGGCAAGAAACGCAATCGCCAGAAAGACCGCCTTGCGCGACGGGCAGCAGAGCAAGAGGAAGCCGCTCGCCAAGCTGACGAGGAAGCCCAGAATATGCCAGATCTTAAGGAGCAAGAGCGAAGCCGCATGCTCGAAGCCATGAAGTCTCACAAGCTGCATGAGAAAGAGATACGCGCAGATGGCCACTGCCTCTATTCAGCCGTAGCAGATCAGCTCGAACAACTCGATATCCCGTTGGGCGCCGCACCAGACGATTGGCCAGCCCTCGCATACAAGACTGTGCGAGCAAAGGCAGCGGATTACATCAGTCAGCATCAGGATGACTTTGTCCCATTCCTGGAAGAGCCGCTGCCGGAGTATCTGCACAAGGTGCGAGATACTGGCGAGTGGGGAGGGCAGCTCGAGCTTATGGCACTGGCGAAGACGTATGGCATCGATATCAATGTCTTGCAGGACTTTGGACGCGTCGAGAAGATACAGAGTGGCAGCGAGACGACAGGCAAGGCCATGTGGTTGGGCTACTACAAGCACGGCTTTGGCTTGGGAGAACATTACAACAGCTTGAGGAAAGTGCCTTGA
- a CDS encoding putative phosphoglycerate mutase has protein sequence MAPKGKAAKKVTTPAPGTKTAQPPAWPHMQPVLPPEDLALEVLLQDQILTIPRLWTAGLCKSYVGFLSQLQLTTTPGKPKKGDAVRVNDRFQVDDPNFAEQLWSGTALKDLVSKAVIEGVGLSDTARRELWGGEVSGLNSNIRIYRYSKGQFFDQHYDDSNSVVLPSSATPESIPAKTTWTLLLYLSSSATGCKGGETVFYPDPPNKREATPPPIIAELEVGMALLHRHGKDCMLHEGREVTEGENSAIVIALLTLWFLLSGIWSTPKDDSMGSTHPRKPLYKYEVVHGLFLQDDPKTDWNTFEYMKHNFGLISQPYPSDTSATAHDSDWLRFSRFITHLNSAAPEGSSYKLFYLGRHGEGFHNVAESKYGTQLWDDYWSKLEGDGELFWSDAHLTKVGESQALEAHNFMGTQISWANMPAPEAYVVSPMFRCLQTASITFEKLALPEGKEFKPVIKELAREVLGVHTCDRRSTKGYIREHFLGWEFEEGFREEDELWLPDHRETHEEHDVRTTELLDEIFEEHEGKMVTSLTIHSGAIASHLRVIGHREFKLPTGGMIPVLVKATRV, from the exons ATGGCTCCGAAGGGTAAAGCCGCAAAGAAAGTTACAACTCCTGCACCGGGCACGAAAACCGCGCAGCCGCCAGCATGGCCACATATGCAGCCTGTGCTACCACCCGAAGATCTCGCGTTGGAAGTGCTGTTACAAGATCAGATTCTCACGATTCCCAGGTTGTGGACAGCAGGCCTCTGTAAAAGCTATGTCGGCTTCCTATCTCAGCTCCAACTGACGACCACTCCGGGCAAGCCCAAGAAAGGAGATGCCGTGCGCGTGAACGACAGATTTCAAGTCGACGATCCGAACTTTGCCGAACAGCTATGGTCAGGAACTGCCTTGAAAGATCTTGTAAGCAAAGCCGTGATCGAAGGAGTGGGGCTATCAGATACCGCTAGGCGAGAGTTGTGGGGTGGTGAGGTTTCAGGCTTGAACAGCAATATTCGCATCTACAGGTATTCGAAAGGGCAATTTTTCGATCAGCACT ACGACGATTCGAACAGTGTAGTCTTACCATCATCAGCGACTCCCGAGTCCATACCCGCAAAGACTACCTGGACTCTCCTGCTATACTTGAGCTCTTCCGCGACAGGTTGCAAAGGCGGCGAGACAGTCTTCTACCCAGACCCACCGAACAAGCGCGAGGCCACACCTCCGCCGATCATAGCAGAGCTTGAAGTTGGCATGGCACTATTGCATCGGCATGGCAAAGACTGTATGCTACATGAAGGAAGAGAGGTTACAGAGGGAGAGAA CTCAGCAATCGTTATCGCCCTGCTCACCCTTTGGTTCCTTCTGTCTGGAATCTGGTCTACCCCAAAAGACGACAGTATGGGCAGCACACACCCCAGAAAACCGCTCTACAAATACGAAGTCGTCCACGGCCTCTTCCTCCAAGATGACCCCAAGACTGACTGGAACACTTTCGAATAC ATGAAACACAATTTCGGCCTCATCTCCCAGCCCTATCCCTCTGACACTTCAGCCACAGCCCACGACTCCGACTGGCTCCGCTTCAGCCGCTTCATCACCCACCTCAACTCCGCCGCCCCAGAGGGTTCCTCCTACAAACTCTTCTACCTCGGCCGCCACGGCGAAGGCTTTCACAACGTCGCCGAGTCCAAATACGGCACACAGCTCTGGGATGACTACTGGTCCAAACTCGAAGGCGACGGAGAACTATTCTGGAGCGACGCACACTTGACCAAAGTCGGAGAATCCCAGGCCCTAGAAGCCCATAACTTCATGGGCACGCAAATCTCATGGGCAAACATGCCAGCGCCAGAGGCGTATGTGGTGAGTCCGATGTTTAGATGTTTGCAGACTGCGAGTATCACATTTGAGAAGTTGGCGCTGCCAGAGGGGAAGGAGTTTAAGCCTGTTATCAAGGAACTTGCCAGGGAGGTGTTGGGGGTGCATACGTGTGATAGACGGAGTACGAAGGGTTATATTCGCGAGCACTTTCTTGGCTGGGAGTTCGAGGAGGGGTTCAGGGAGGAGGATGAGTTGTGGTTGCCAGATCATCGGGAGACGCACGAGGAGCATGATGTGCGGACGACGGAACTTCTTGATGAGATTTTCGAGGAACATGAGGGGAAGATGGTCACGAGTTTGACGATTCATTCGGGGGCTATTGCGAGCCATTTGAGGGTTATTGGGCATAGGGAGTTCAAGTTGCCGACGGGTGGAATGATCCCGGTGTTGGTTAAGGCGACCAGGGTGTGA